CAGCACACTGTGGATTAGAGCTCAACCTGAGACAGAGCAGTAAGCATTGATCAAGTCAGTCATTGATATTGCGTTATGCAGCGGAAGAGTATATgtaaaatcattaaatatttaCCAGTCAAAGTAGTTGATCGTAGGTTGGACGTCGTAGTCCATAAAAACATGTGAGGAGGACACTGAAGTCAGTGCAAGAGTACCTGTTGTATTTAGAAAACCCATTTAAACAACGCAAAGAGTAGATATGTAACTGTTAGAAAGCTTTACTAAATATAGAAAGTGCACCTCCGAGACTCTTAGTGTTAACGGTCGTGACCAATAAAACGGTGGGGGTGTTCTCgtatgatttgaattttttgcaGAAGTCTCTTGCAGCCTGGTCCCAAAGGTAGAGCTTCATCACAGGTCCACTGCAAAATATCGTCACTGAATGATTAATAGAAGTAGAGAGAAGGCGTGtataagaaataagaaaaacataCTCGTGTGACTGCACATGAACCAGGACATGCCTCGCCCTTGCTATCTCCACTTCGTCCGGGACCGGGGTCTCGATAATACTCTGTCCATTAACCAGCTTCATGTGTCCAACAACATCTACCCATTGTACATCAAGTGTGTAAGTAAGAAGAGTAAGAAATAAGTAATCTACTATTTCATGACCATACAAAACTGAAACACACAGTACTGAAGCAGCTAACAGATCCTAATCATACTATGCTACGATAGAAtccttaaaaaaacaaaaaaaacaatccaaGACACGAGTGTAATAAAATATGCTTCCTAATGTTACAAACAGAATTAGAGAATTTAATTTGTCACGttctatttaatttttcaaagaCTGACAAAGACAACGGTTTTAGAGAATGCTTCTCACAAATCTAACACACATTTTAAGCAAAATTCGAGATTTATATGCTGAGCAGCAAGAAATACAAATACCACATCAAGCACTGCAACAAAGAGATGGTGTGGGGGATAACAGAGATTACCGTAGAGGTCTCCTTTGCGATCGCAGTTAGCTTGAAAATCCTCAAAGGAATGAAATCGGAATCTGTCTTCATCAAAAGGGGTGGGACTGTCTTCAAGAACGGACAGTTCAGAGTTCCATGAGAGCGACACCGTCACGGCATGATCAGAAACCCGATACACCGATTTGTTGCTTGATCCATAGAAATTGTTTAGTCTGTAAACCGATTCAGGCTTCATTTTAGGCAAGTATTTCTCAATACGCCCTGGCGAAATGAAGCCTTGGATAACAGTGCCCTGCGAGAAACCAAACACTAACAATCAAATCgttgtttttaatttagtaGATACATAAACAAAATTGGAGATTTCACATATCAACGATCagttttctttctattttactaaatataagCGAGATCTAAATAACGATTTAAATAACAACGAatctaaataaatatgtttGGTGAAATCAAGTACCTGTTCATCGATTAGAAGCATCTCAAGGCCAATAAGCGTTTTCTTTACAGGGTTCCAAGCCTCCCAGAAATGAATCAAGCGGAAACGCAGCTGGGTTTCGTGAGGACCCGGTGAGACATCGCGGAAGAACATCACCTTTTCATCATAATCGGAGGTGATAGGGATTTTCCATGCGGTTTCATCGCAAATTGAGGTTAGAGAATTTTAGGGTTTGGTTTGCGATCTGGAGAGTAAATCAGTATATAAAGTAGCAGGGAAAGAGTAAACGGAATCGAAATCATAAAGAAGAGATTGATGGATCGAGAAGTAATGgagtactagattttgacccgcgggATTATTTTATcgacaaaataatatttgatataaactacaaataatttaaaaatttctaaaattttctaattaagtttttattatatatgttatatgatatatttttaattctttgcagatgatattcttttttgagctttaaaaaaaaatctaaacctatggcatttttaaattaatatagcAAAGAATCTATTAGAAGTGTttctttagttttgttattgatgccgaaattttgttttcaatctTAAATTTGTAAGTAAAACTGAATATAATTTGAGACCATAAATATATTAACGTTTGATTTTATAAAAGTGACCTTTTAATATAGACAGTAAATATCTATAAGTATGTATAATTTTCACCCTAATATATTGaaacataatttaaatataaatatttttcataaaatgcAATCAATCTTATgttgatttaaatatttgtacaAACGAACATATGTTCATCATATAGATATTTctaaaatcatattaaaatcGTATATAAAAACAGAACATTCTTGATTTCCGTATATCTGACCCAAAACCACACACATACACCTAATAGTATTTAATACTTGGCTTCATAGACATATCAATTAGACAACACGTAAATCCATGACATTGTTGAAAGTAAAACCATTGTGGGACTTAATAAACATATTAATTAGACAACACGTAAATCCATGACATTGTTGAAAGTAAAACCATTGTGGGGGTTATAAGACCATTACAGACGTAAGCATCTGAATCGAACCCAAGCTTGATCACCGTCGCATGAATCTGTTAAAGTCCCTTAACAAACACTCGAGGCCCGCCCATTTAGGATATTATCGGAATATCTTCCCTTCTAACAACAACGAAACTCCAGCAGCCTACTTACTCACGAAAGGATATAACACTGATTCTTGTAAATACCATTCTGAGTAAAAAACTAAGTGCTTGGTAACACAATGTAGAGGTAACGAAACCTCTGTTCATCACATTACACAAGCATTAAGTTTGATCAAATCGTGTAGAGCTCGAGTAAGCGAAGATCATTGAGCTTTGTAGCTTGGATTATCCTAGAAGGAATAAAAGACTTAATTTTGATCTTTTAAAAGAATGGTGAAGACACCAATTCGCTGAGAGAGTGAAGCCGAGTAATTTCAGTCATATCATAATAATTACTACATGCATCTAATGATTCAAGAAGAAGGCTGGCATTAAGATAACCctaaaatgaaataatttgGGATCTAGCTTAATCGACTCtggtttccagaaaaaaaaaagtaattcaagataaaatgtatatataaaaacgaaGAGATGCGAGAGAAAAAGAAATACGTAGCAAGTAAAATAATCACCttacaaaaaaatttttatcagaacaaagagaagaagaaaaatcatAGTGGGTGTAACTTTAGCGAAAAGATCTGATTTTGGAATAttccttaaatattttatttattatagaaaaaaatcagTGGCATTATGttgtaaataatttgaaaaatcaaGGACAGAATCCTAGGAgagattctgctttaatagtatagattgatTGTGGAGATGAGAATGGAGAGAACTGAAACGATAGAGAAGAACCCGTAAGACGAAGAGATAGAGGAGAGAGGCGTAGTTCATCGCGTTATCCGTCtcgggattttttttttttttaattgaactGGATAGCTCAGCCCATTGCTAACCGATGAAGCCCATGAGAACATATCAGAGCCCATACGAAATCATCAGTTCACATAGCAGATCCTACGTGTATTAATGAAATGTTTTCATTGGCCAAATATAATTGTTGACGTGGACATCCTATAATCCCTTTATATTTGGCTTTtagtatatgatgatgatgatgatgatgatgatgatgatgatggtgatgatgatgatgatagatattatatataatactatAATATTGATGTGGATGGCCTCATGGTGTTTTCGTAAATTAACTTATACTACAACGGTATTATGGATTTATGGTAAATTAACTTATTCATTTTTCTGTTAAAAGATTGATTGGCTAAATTAATCAACTGATAAAAATAGCAGACTGGTCCAAATCCATCCATCATTTCTaagttttacaatttatttacaaatttatcaGTCTAGGCTTAGGTTTTCTTTTAACCAAAAGCAGAAAATTTCTTTTCAGTAATAACAAATGCTAATAAGGATTTAACAGTTAATTTTCGCTGGGTCAATGAAAGTTTGGGATTTAAGTGACAATTTACAAAAAGTTGAGGTTTCAAATGGATTAGGTAAAAGTTGAGGCTTTTATTagctaaaatttgaaaattgagattttttttttttgtcaaactcaGGATTTAAcatatgaaattttgaaaattgaaaatttaaatgtgTTAAAATTGAAGCTTTTATTGGCCAAAATCAGTAAGACCAAATAAAAcccaaaacatattaaatttcataTGTTGTTTTACACAATCCAAAAGTACTAATTAAACTTCATATATACATTAAGTTGATACACAATCCAAAAGCATAATAATTTCATACACAATCCAAAagcataataatataaaaacttaacatacaaaaaaaagGATACGTTATGAAGTTTTGTATGTtaagtttttatattattatgctTTTGGATTGTGTATGAAATTATTATGCTTTTGGATTGTGTATCAACTTAATGTATATATGAAGTTTAATTAGTACTTTTGGATTGTGTAAAACAACATATGAAATTTAATATCAAATGAAAACATAACATTATGATCATATTTGACAGAATCATGTGTTGAACGATTTTACAAAGATATATCAGATCAAGACCATCATCTTATCAAATCAGTACAATAACACCACAAGCAGAAGCATCTAAATGCATCCATCAATCTCCCCAAAGcatttaaatttgtatataacttATAAGTGATTCAGATCTTCTTCGTTCCACCTTCTTctcctttctcctcttctttatcTTTTATCCAAATAATTTCACATGCAAAAAGGAAAAGTTACTAATCAATAATCATAGTTTCACATATTACAAAATGAAGTTATGAGTTCAATGAATTTACTAATCACTTCAAACCCACCAAGCCAGTGTTTTGTGCATATCAGAGCTTAAACATCTGATGGAAGAAGACGGCTCTTGTTCACGCGTTAAATTGGCTTCGAGTCTTTTTCAACTTTTGACGTGGCCATATCATATCATgacaattttattttgaattgaGGAGTGGCGGAGGCACTTACGTTGAGAAGGGGGCAGTTGCccccaataatttttttttttaatttagtacatattataaagtaaaataGTTTGTGTCCCCatattaaatatcttatttGCCCCCAGTACATATTCTCTTtgctcagtttttttttttcttaactgaTTTTTGTGTATTCAAGTAGATTTactaattttctttatttaatgagatcatttgcataattttattttatacattaattaattaatgtgaTACATACAGACCCATAGATATTTTACGGTATCTAAAAGACTTGGACTGATACATTTCGTTTTTTTACGTAGAAagcttataaaattttaattctacTTTTCAAATAGATtgcagaaaataaatttataatttttttttttgcagaattaATTGTTTTGAAGTGATATactaacattttttatattacaacaaaaaattaaaataagtttACACAATTCATCATATTTAGTACAATATTGTTTGTTTGATAAACATATaactaaataatcaaaatacaatgactaaaataatattttatactttttacattttgttaattttatagaaaataaaagtaaattataaaatatgttttacaaTGGTATTTTTTGCATCAATGGTTGTAAAtctcatattttaaattttatattactattaaaatattaataaatttaataatataatatataaatatttaaatttgaccccaataaaaataaattctggCTTCGCCGCTAATTGAGGTAGTTAGAGCACCTCCATCAATTAGAACCCATTAGGGGTTCTTTAGATTAAACTAGTGTTTAGTTGTatgatttgaaagctttagaACCCCTAttaatctatttaatttttCCGTCCTCCATTGGTAGAACCTCCATTGAGgttctttaaattttaatttttttaaaaaaatttccttaaataaaatgatttaaaataaaatcatacataaaagttttaataaaaatgacatgaaaacatattaaaaatacaaatacaaatcgtGAACGAGAAAAAACCGATTAGTTGAAATGTTGATGTGTTCCAAATTTTTGCCAAATAttctcaaccaaatcagctttcaatCGTTGATGTATTTTGTTATCTCGGACTTCATTCCGAATGGTCAGCATGCTCATAATATTCTCGACATTTGAAGGCATCCCCGATGTAAAGTTGAGATCGACTTGTGAACTTTGGCTTGATTCCGGTTGTTCGAAAACTGATAGATCATACAGAGTGTGCCTATCTCGTTCGTCTTCCACTATATGGATCCATAAACTTGTCTAAAGGAGAATGAAAGAACAAAAGAGAAGGAAAAAGCTATTGAGAAATGGCGTGTTTTGTTCACAATTTAAAGGAAAGTTTTAAAGCTTTTAAAGTTTGTGTTAATGGAAGTTTTTAGTTGTTGAAGTTTCAGATTTATGTTAATGGCAATCAATACCTTTACCTACAACTAAAACAACCACGTAATACTACACCAAAGTAAAGCATATACAATTAAATACATATCACATCAACGCAAAGTAACTAACAAAAGCAATACTAATGTCAATTTAATTCCATACCTAATCAATATCAAACACACATTCAACTAACTAAAGCAATACTAAAGTCTACTTACCTCTTGCCAACTGTGAAATGGAAGAGTGTGCTCTGTAATGAATGCTTTGTTGATGTTGCATCCGTTTCTGAGAGAGAGTGTTTTCGGTAATGAATGCACATCACCCATCTTTGCACAACAAACAACGAAATTAACATTAAAAGCTCATTTGACCAAAGTGAATATCACTAAATtactacacaactcaattcagTTTCAATTGCTAATATTAATAACCATCTCGACTAAAGCTAATATCAGTAACCAATGCTAATATCACTAGTTTGTAATTTAACTATGAGATCAAAGAATATTAACAAACCTTGAGCACACAATACGCATGTAACCATTTCCTCTCCACAATGGAATAACAAAGTAATGGCTGCAATTGATATATCATCAAACATAAGAAGAAAAACAAGTCAAAGATTCATTTGGACAATAAACAAAGCTGATGATATTGTTATTACCATTCGGCTGCTCGTTGAATGACCAAACGATGAAGTGGGAAGCTTTCATAATGATCCCAATATGCCCTCGTCCCAAGTTATACTGCCAAAATAAAACCATCAGCAAATCTGAAAGACATCAAAGACGCTTtagaggacagaggggtgaagTAAACATCGTACCAGATCGCTGTGAGTTCCTTCGGAGATTTGGTTTTCGATCTATCCAAATCCATGATCGAATCCAACGGTTTCGTCTTCAAcggtgagaagaagaagaagacggttCGGTGAAGATCCGTCGAGACGGGCAACGAGAGGACGAAGAGAGCTTTCATTCTTGcaaaatgagaagaagaagatgaccgATCATTCGCTGGAGTTTCATCCTTCCAGATATCGCCAGAGAATCGCCATAGACGGAGAGATCGAGGaaagaggaagaaagaaaagaaaatatgggTTTCGACGGAAACCccgaagaaggagagagagtaGTAGAATCGGTCCAATTAGAAGTAGCCACGTAGGGGTTCCAACAAATCCTAAAAATGCCAAGTTAATTACCggttctcttctttctttctatttttcatttattgttaagcctttatttttttgaaacccgTTGCTAGAGCTTCCAATGGAGCTGCTCTTAGCACATGCTCATGAACAATTATCTCTACTTCACAATCTTTTGTCTTTGTGTGTATTGTTGTCGGGAACTTTTTCAATGGTGAGATATAGATGAAATAGACGACGGTCTGTCGCTGTGGTCATCTTTCTCGCCCTCATCAAAGTGTGTTTAATGCTAAAGTCTAAGAGGTTAGAGTTTTATTCaaaaagcaaataaaaatcccAACATAAATTAACTGACATGTTACTGTTTTATCTTTGTGCTTTGGGAAATGAAACAAAGAGCCTCAAACATGGATTATAACCGTAAATTGGACAAATAGACTCAAGTCGATTTACTCATTGGTTGGCAAACTTAACTCCCTTCTCAATGAAAGACTTGAGCTT
This Brassica napus cultivar Da-Ae chromosome C6, Da-Ae, whole genome shotgun sequence DNA region includes the following protein-coding sequences:
- the LOC106407967 gene encoding uncharacterized protein LOC106407967, coding for MFFRDVSPGPHETQLRFRLIHFWEAWNPVKKTLIGLEMLLIDEQGTVIQGFISPGRIEKYLPKMKPESVYRLNNFYGSSNKSVYRVSDHAVTVSLSWNSELSVLEDSPTPFDEDRFRFHSFEDFQANCDRKGDLYDVVGHMKLVNGQSIIETPVPDEVEIARARHVLVHVQSHDGPVMKLYLWDQAARDFCKKFKSYENTPTVLLVTTVNTKSLGGTLALTSVSSSHVFMDYDVQPTINYFDWLSSNPQCAERVDAEVVTKRETLTIGEIFSYIKQGASKEAFFECTATIDDVVHDSTWYYISCSGCHTKATKGPTSLMCSKCGKVNIDGVAQYRAQISVYDNSEQAVFVLLGDAGYELTEKHASELVSSYFETNGNQGVTQEVPVPEALISTIGQKHNFCVKVTKHNLEEKSQSLTVTKILPMETPAATESSEETFETGGNVCEASKVNVDSAEEMKRTCGIDEMGNAKRLKGGN